One region of Skermanella mucosa genomic DNA includes:
- a CDS encoding terminase small subunit, whose protein sequence is MSAPAPVEPTSKPRPAASSRPLLTPRQEAFCHAMAGGVGGAEAARQAGYSANGAKQRGAFLMRQPEIRVRIDEIRAARRAEHQARLDQADRQVARIIEDALETKRLGVALRAVEFGLKLCGVIQDKRITHHYNGCLDSRPHPDADLEGLAADPEEELDPLRFRPGSTREPMAEDAGNAAMMTDDDLSAPSVPSTPPELSAPAPAKPADPAPQASPEPGASRSAAAQPAAPSGRMTDDDLARELELLTSDLSALLGSTSLAGSVPAFGRPPGVVSGAKSGSVHPTFRALAAAGPSLSDSLCG, encoded by the coding sequence ATGTCCGCCCCAGCCCCCGTCGAACCCACCTCCAAGCCCCGGCCGGCCGCATCCTCCCGTCCGCTGCTGACCCCGCGCCAGGAAGCTTTCTGCCACGCCATGGCCGGCGGCGTCGGCGGGGCGGAGGCGGCGCGGCAGGCGGGTTATTCGGCGAACGGCGCCAAGCAGCGGGGCGCCTTCCTGATGCGCCAGCCGGAAATCCGGGTGCGGATCGACGAGATCCGGGCAGCCCGGAGGGCCGAACATCAGGCACGCCTCGACCAAGCCGACCGGCAGGTGGCCCGCATCATCGAGGACGCCCTGGAGACGAAGCGCCTGGGGGTGGCCCTCCGCGCCGTCGAGTTCGGCCTGAAGCTGTGCGGCGTCATCCAGGACAAGCGGATCACCCACCATTATAACGGCTGCCTCGACAGCCGGCCCCATCCCGACGCCGATCTGGAAGGGCTCGCCGCCGACCCGGAGGAGGAACTCGACCCCCTCCGCTTCCGTCCCGGCTCCACGCGGGAGCCCATGGCGGAGGATGCCGGCAACGCCGCCATGATGACCGATGATGACCTTTCGGCACCTTCCGTACCGTCCACGCCCCCCGAGCTTTCCGCGCCCGCTCCGGCGAAGCCCGCCGACCCGGCACCGCAGGCGTCCCCGGAGCCCGGCGCGTCCCGATCCGCAGCCGCGCAGCCGGCGGCACCGTCCGGAAGGATGACCGATGATGACCTTGCGCGGGAGTTGGAGCTATTGACCTCCGACCTGTCCGCGCTCCTCGGCTCGACGTCGCTGGCCGGCTCCGTCCCGGCGTTCGGCCGGCCCCCGGGCGTCGTTTCCGGCGCCAAGTCGGGCAGCGTCCATCCCACCTTCCGCGCGCTCGCCGCCGCAGGGCCGAGCTTGTCGGACAGCCTCTGCGGCTGA
- a CDS encoding sulfite exporter TauE/SafE family protein, protein MFTTTIATITTIGTIIAAIAFLIAGFVKGVIGLGLPTVAIGLLGLVMPPAEAAALLVVPSLVTNVWQLAAGPSFRTLLRRLWPMLVGICIGTWAATLAGADLMAGGEADHAAAALGIALLAYACFGLSRARFTVPDGVERRFSLLVGAATGAVTAATGVFVIPAVPWLQALELRRDDLVQALGLSFLTSTVAMAAGLAEGGAFDGAVAGASLLALVPALAGMALGQRVRTHVRPETFRRCFFLGLLALGGHLALRPLL, encoded by the coding sequence ATGTTCACCACCACCATCGCCACCATCACCACCATCGGCACCATCATCGCCGCCATCGCCTTCCTGATCGCCGGCTTCGTGAAGGGAGTCATCGGGCTCGGCCTGCCAACGGTCGCCATCGGCCTGCTCGGTCTGGTCATGCCGCCCGCCGAAGCCGCGGCGTTGCTGGTGGTGCCGTCCCTGGTGACCAATGTCTGGCAACTGGCGGCGGGACCCAGCTTCAGGACGCTGCTTCGGCGGCTCTGGCCGATGCTGGTCGGCATCTGCATCGGGACCTGGGCCGCGACCCTGGCCGGCGCGGACCTGATGGCCGGCGGGGAAGCGGACCATGCGGCCGCCGCGCTGGGCATCGCCCTGCTGGCCTATGCGTGCTTCGGGCTTTCCCGGGCGCGGTTCACGGTTCCCGACGGGGTGGAAAGGCGGTTCTCGCTCCTGGTCGGCGCCGCCACCGGCGCGGTCACCGCCGCCACCGGCGTGTTCGTGATCCCGGCGGTTCCGTGGCTCCAGGCGCTGGAGCTTCGGCGGGACGATCTGGTCCAGGCGCTCGGCCTGTCCTTCCTGACCTCCACGGTCGCGATGGCGGCGGGGTTGGCGGAAGGCGGCGCGTTCGACGGGGCCGTGGCCGGGGCGTCGCTGCTGGCCCTGGTCCCGGCGCTTGCCGGAATGGCGCTCGGCCAGCGGGTGCGGACCCATGTGCGGCCCGAAACCTTCCGGCGCTGCTTCTTCCTGGGGTTGCTGGCGCTGGGCGGGCATCTGGCCTTGCGGCCGCTGCTTTGA
- a CDS encoding LysR family transcriptional regulator codes for MRFDLTDLRLFLRVAESSNITRGAEQAGLALASASARIRAMEEELGVPLLERGRRGVRTTPAGQALAFHARTVLEQMERMRGELGAYARGLKGHVRLWANSAAVAEFLPDSLAGFLAVNPHIDIDLDEKPSPRIVEGVAEGLADIGIVADGVDVGDLETRPFRIDRLVVVAPPDHPAAAFRQVAFREIVDAEFVGLGRHSALQEHIRRHAARMGRTLKLRVRMGGFDAVCRLAAQGVGLGVVPEMAARRCAATLPIRVIGLTDAWALRHLTICLRRFDQLSPQARLLVEALGADGG; via the coding sequence ATGCGCTTCGACCTGACGGACCTTCGCTTGTTCCTGCGGGTCGCGGAGTCCTCCAACATCACCAGGGGGGCCGAACAGGCCGGTCTGGCCCTGGCGTCTGCCAGCGCCCGAATCCGCGCGATGGAGGAGGAACTGGGGGTTCCGCTGCTCGAACGCGGGCGGCGCGGCGTGCGGACGACGCCCGCTGGCCAAGCCCTGGCTTTCCATGCCCGGACGGTGCTGGAGCAGATGGAGCGGATGCGGGGAGAGCTGGGCGCCTATGCGCGCGGGCTGAAGGGGCATGTGCGGCTGTGGGCGAATTCGGCGGCCGTGGCCGAGTTCCTGCCCGATTCGCTGGCGGGCTTCCTTGCTGTCAACCCGCATATCGATATCGACCTGGACGAGAAGCCGAGCCCCCGGATCGTCGAGGGCGTCGCGGAAGGCTTGGCGGATATCGGCATCGTCGCGGACGGCGTCGATGTCGGCGATCTGGAGACCCGCCCGTTCCGGATCGACCGGCTGGTGGTCGTGGCCCCTCCCGATCATCCGGCCGCCGCATTCCGGCAAGTGGCGTTCCGCGAGATCGTGGACGCGGAGTTCGTCGGCCTGGGCCGGCACAGCGCCTTGCAGGAGCATATCCGGCGCCACGCGGCGCGCATGGGGCGGACGCTGAAACTGCGCGTCCGGATGGGCGGCTTCGATGCGGTCTGCCGGCTGGCGGCCCAGGGCGTCGGCCTTGGCGTGGTGCCGGAGATGGCGGCGCGGCGGTGCGCGGCGACCCTGCCGATCCGGGTGATCGGCTTGACGGATGCGTGGGCGCTGCGGCACCTGACGATCTGCCTGCGGCGGTTCGACCAGCTTTCCCCGCAGGCGCGGCTGCTGGTGGAGGCGTTGGGGGCGGATGGGGGCTGA
- a CDS encoding DUF4145 domain-containing protein, translated as MAGIEEKMVKAHCPHCDGERVCVVHGHIYKSWEWEDRRGYSMSGGVDHSLLECRGCETVFYESSSWNSEDVDYWYDEQGDTQGEPLRTRETYPRPESKTKPAWFDAMAKVDGQLHDIITEMYIAYDNGAYILAAIGLRTALDRGTEVLGIDPAKSFFEKLAELKNGGWIGDTEKDILKVVTDAGNAAAHRGWAPESHEIVQLMYAMEVFLQRAFIVGQKALSIKSNIPAKPKRQEIPAANLPDKTS; from the coding sequence ATGGCAGGTATTGAAGAGAAGATGGTTAAGGCTCACTGCCCGCACTGCGACGGGGAGCGCGTTTGCGTGGTTCACGGTCACATCTACAAATCTTGGGAATGGGAAGACCGTCGGGGCTATTCGATGAGTGGCGGTGTCGATCATTCACTTCTCGAATGCAGGGGGTGTGAAACCGTATTCTACGAGTCGTCGAGTTGGAATAGCGAGGACGTTGATTACTGGTATGACGAGCAGGGCGACACACAGGGCGAGCCCCTGCGGACAAGAGAGACCTATCCGCGCCCGGAGAGCAAGACTAAGCCTGCTTGGTTCGACGCAATGGCCAAAGTCGATGGGCAGTTACACGACATAATTACCGAGATGTATATTGCTTATGACAATGGTGCATACATTCTAGCTGCTATCGGTCTTCGAACTGCGCTAGACCGCGGAACTGAAGTTCTTGGCATTGATCCTGCCAAGTCGTTTTTCGAAAAGCTGGCTGAGCTTAAGAATGGTGGCTGGATAGGTGATACTGAGAAAGATATTCTCAAAGTCGTGACTGATGCTGGGAATGCAGCGGCTCATAGGGGATGGGCACCTGAAAGCCACGAGATCGTTCAGTTAATGTATGCAATGGAAGTATTCCTCCAGCGAGCATTTATAGTTGGTCAAAAGGCTCTCAGTATAAAGAGCAACATTCCCGCTAAGCCTAAAAGACAAGAAATACCAGCGGCAAACCTACCAGACAAGACATCCTGA
- a CDS encoding HVO_A0114 family putative DNA-binding protein, which produces MSTLEIHVGVDLAREAGSIKDALRRHEAGEAVQEAHITFESWEGLTQVLTSKRLEILRHLHRNPETSIRSLSKALNRDYKNVHQDVTALISAGLIDDHDGLRAEYDSIEMKMAL; this is translated from the coding sequence GTGAGCACGCTGGAGATTCATGTCGGGGTCGATCTCGCGCGGGAGGCTGGCTCGATCAAGGATGCGCTACGCCGGCATGAAGCTGGAGAAGCGGTTCAAGAGGCTCATATCACTTTCGAGTCCTGGGAGGGACTGACACAGGTTCTGACCAGCAAGCGTCTGGAAATCCTGCGGCATCTTCACCGCAACCCGGAGACCAGTATCCGGAGCCTGTCGAAGGCTCTTAACCGTGACTACAAGAATGTCCATCAGGATGTCACGGCGCTGATCTCGGCCGGTCTGATCGATGATCATGACGGGTTGCGCGCCGAGTACGACTCTATTGAAATGAAGATGGCACTTTGA
- a CDS encoding toxin-antitoxin system TumE family protein, producing the protein MSKARPLIDRKVIYDDGGILQIRIWSVPSPVMASRHKYKYSLFYGRDGVRLVGYDNERGKGDHKHIRDDELSYPFTDLDRMIDDFMADVTAIREGKL; encoded by the coding sequence ATGAGCAAGGCGCGCCCCTTGATCGACCGCAAGGTCATCTATGACGACGGTGGGATCCTTCAAATCCGGATCTGGTCGGTGCCGTCGCCGGTCATGGCCAGCCGGCACAAATACAAATACAGCCTGTTTTATGGCCGCGATGGCGTGCGGCTGGTTGGTTACGACAATGAGCGAGGCAAGGGCGATCACAAACACATCCGCGACGATGAATTGTCTTATCCATTCACGGATCTCGACAGGATGATTGATGATTTCATGGCCGATGTGACTGCGATACGGGAGGGAAAGCTGTGA
- a CDS encoding Do family serine endopeptidase, producing the protein MPAASPPIALVLALGLSAALAVGGCAVPAPDASPVPGTPTLAPMLREVTPGVVNVAVTGRAQALNPLLNDPFFRRFFDLPDLPQPQRPPQPPRRTFSSGSGVIVDAGRGYVLTNSHVVAEAESIEVTTKDNRRFEARLVGRDTGTDIAVLRIVPGDGSQGAALGDLQAVPFGDSGALEVGDYVVAIGNPFGLGQTVTSGIVSALGRGGLRVEGYEDFIQTDASINPGNSGGALVDLQGRLVGINTAILAPSGGNVGIGFAVPANMARTVMDQIIRYGEVRRGRIGISVQDLTPDIAAALGTRSTSGAIVAEVEPGSPADRAGLRRGDVVIAIDGAEVRSATQVRNHVGLKRVGDPVTLTVERDGARDTLSARIEEEPKPTGD; encoded by the coding sequence ATGCCCGCAGCAAGCCCCCCGATCGCGCTCGTCCTGGCGCTTGGCCTTTCCGCCGCCCTGGCGGTCGGCGGGTGCGCGGTCCCGGCGCCGGACGCCTCCCCGGTCCCGGGAACGCCGACGCTCGCCCCGATGCTCCGCGAGGTGACGCCTGGCGTCGTCAACGTCGCGGTGACGGGGCGCGCACAGGCCCTGAACCCGCTGCTCAACGACCCCTTCTTCCGGCGCTTCTTCGATCTGCCCGACTTGCCTCAGCCGCAACGTCCCCCGCAGCCGCCGCGCCGGACCTTCTCCAGCGGCTCCGGCGTGATCGTCGATGCCGGGCGGGGCTATGTGCTGACCAACAGCCACGTGGTCGCGGAGGCCGAGTCGATCGAGGTCACCACCAAGGACAACCGCCGCTTCGAGGCCCGGCTGGTCGGGCGGGACACGGGAACCGACATCGCCGTGCTGCGGATCGTGCCGGGCGACGGCTCCCAGGGAGCCGCCCTGGGAGACCTCCAGGCCGTGCCGTTCGGCGACAGCGGCGCACTGGAGGTCGGCGACTACGTCGTCGCCATCGGCAACCCGTTCGGCCTGGGCCAGACCGTCACCTCGGGCATCGTCAGCGCCCTCGGCCGCGGCGGCCTGCGGGTCGAGGGGTACGAGGACTTCATCCAGACCGACGCCTCGATCAACCCCGGCAATTCCGGCGGCGCGCTGGTCGATCTCCAAGGCCGACTGGTCGGGATCAACACCGCCATCCTGGCGCCCAGCGGCGGCAATGTCGGCATCGGCTTCGCCGTGCCCGCCAACATGGCGAGGACCGTGATGGACCAGATCATCCGGTACGGCGAGGTCCGGCGCGGCCGGATCGGGATCTCCGTCCAGGACCTGACGCCCGACATCGCGGCGGCCCTCGGCACCCGCTCGACATCAGGCGCCATCGTCGCCGAGGTCGAACCCGGCTCCCCCGCTGACCGCGCCGGCCTGAGGCGCGGCGACGTGGTGATCGCCATCGACGGGGCGGAAGTCCGCAGCGCCACCCAGGTCCGCAACCATGTCGGCCTCAAACGCGTCGGCGACCCGGTGACGCTCACCGTGGAGCGCGACGGCGCCCGCGACACCCTGAGCGCCCGGATCGAGGAGGAGCCGAAGCCCACCGGCGACTGA
- a CDS encoding M20 family metallopeptidase: MKDANEHEIRSWLAEREPAMLALLAELVNIDSGSYDKPGVDAVGARLAQFFESAGIDVQTEPVAERGDVMRMATVPDHAGPDHAGTDRDAAAPAILLMGHRDTVFPKGEASRRPFRIDGGRAYGPGVADMKGGLVMNAFVMAAFKQFAPGVPLVALMTGDEEIGSLASRPFIEREARKARAVFNAEPGRVSGNVVTGRKGGLHFTFEVTGKAAHSGVNFTDGASAIGEMAHKILALHGLTRVPEGITVNVGLAGGGQSHNTTAPHARGEIDTRYVTNDQRDHLVASVERIMAEVQVPGTRSRATLLSEFLPLVPTPASEAVTGAYLAVAAELGHPISGEFTGGCADSGFTASLGAPTLCGTGPVGGKAHTADEYIEVPSLLARAQILATTVLRMARPA; encoded by the coding sequence ATGAAGGACGCGAACGAACACGAGATCCGGTCCTGGCTGGCCGAGCGGGAACCCGCCATGCTGGCGCTGCTGGCCGAGCTGGTCAACATCGACAGCGGCTCCTACGACAAGCCCGGCGTGGACGCGGTCGGCGCGCGGCTGGCGCAATTCTTCGAGTCCGCCGGGATCGACGTCCAGACCGAGCCGGTCGCGGAGCGCGGCGACGTGATGCGCATGGCCACGGTTCCCGATCATGCCGGCCCCGATCATGCCGGCACGGACCGGGACGCCGCCGCCCCGGCCATCCTGCTGATGGGCCACCGCGACACCGTGTTCCCCAAGGGCGAGGCGTCGCGCCGGCCCTTCCGCATCGACGGCGGCCGGGCCTACGGACCCGGAGTCGCCGACATGAAGGGCGGGCTGGTCATGAACGCCTTCGTCATGGCGGCCTTCAAACAGTTCGCGCCCGGCGTCCCGCTGGTCGCCCTGATGACCGGGGACGAGGAGATCGGCTCGCTCGCCTCCCGGCCCTTCATCGAGCGGGAAGCCCGGAAGGCCCGCGCGGTCTTCAACGCCGAGCCGGGGCGCGTGTCCGGCAACGTGGTGACCGGGCGCAAGGGCGGGCTGCACTTCACCTTCGAGGTGACGGGGAAGGCGGCCCATTCCGGGGTCAACTTCACTGACGGCGCCAGCGCGATCGGGGAGATGGCGCACAAGATCCTGGCCCTGCACGGCCTGACCCGCGTGCCCGAGGGCATCACCGTCAATGTCGGCCTGGCCGGTGGCGGCCAGTCGCACAACACCACGGCCCCCCACGCCCGGGGCGAGATCGACACCCGCTACGTGACCAACGACCAGCGCGACCATCTCGTCGCCTCGGTGGAGCGGATCATGGCGGAGGTCCAGGTGCCCGGCACCCGCTCGCGCGCGACCCTGCTGAGCGAGTTCCTGCCGCTGGTGCCGACGCCCGCGAGCGAGGCGGTGACCGGCGCCTATCTCGCCGTCGCGGCCGAGCTGGGCCACCCGATCTCGGGCGAGTTCACCGGCGGCTGCGCCGATTCCGGCTTCACCGCCAGCCTGGGAGCGCCCACCCTGTGCGGCACCGGCCCGGTCGGCGGCAAGGCCCATACCGCCGACGAGTATATCGAGGTTCCCTCCCTGCTCGCCCGTGCCCAGATCCTTGCCACGACCGTTCTGAGGATGGCCCGCCCCGCCTGA
- a CDS encoding IclR family transcriptional regulator: protein MTRDALLVQSVEKALRVLQAFDGGTRFLGLTEIATRCGVDKSAAQRFAHTLHLAGYLEKCPETRRYGLGKRLLEVTYNYLRSNPLIEAATPVLIELRRFSGQHIKLSLFDDTSVIYAIRQQSEREYFAASLVGRRVPTFCTAGGRAILAELDPARAADIVARSDLSPLTPKTLVDPRLLLEEIAAVRRQGYAVTAEQVLLGEVVIGAAVIDAGGNPVAAVHIAGSLAEWTPEEYARKFAGPAIETAQALSRATVKRIREAS from the coding sequence ATGACGCGGGACGCATTGCTGGTGCAGTCGGTGGAGAAGGCGTTGCGCGTCCTCCAGGCCTTCGACGGCGGGACCCGCTTCCTCGGGCTGACGGAGATCGCGACCCGCTGCGGCGTGGACAAGAGTGCCGCCCAGCGCTTCGCCCACACGCTCCATCTCGCGGGATATCTGGAGAAATGCCCGGAAACGCGGCGCTACGGCCTGGGCAAGCGGCTGCTGGAGGTGACCTACAACTATCTCCGCTCCAACCCGCTGATCGAGGCGGCGACGCCCGTGCTGATCGAGCTTCGGCGGTTCTCCGGCCAGCACATCAAGCTGTCGCTGTTCGACGACACCAGCGTGATCTACGCGATCCGGCAGCAGAGCGAGCGGGAATATTTCGCGGCCTCGCTGGTCGGCCGCCGGGTGCCGACCTTCTGCACCGCGGGCGGCCGGGCGATCCTGGCGGAGCTGGATCCCGCCCGCGCGGCCGACATCGTCGCGCGCTCCGACCTGTCCCCGCTGACGCCCAAGACGCTGGTCGATCCCCGGCTCCTGCTGGAGGAGATCGCCGCCGTCCGGCGCCAGGGCTACGCGGTTACGGCGGAGCAGGTGCTGCTGGGCGAGGTGGTGATCGGCGCCGCCGTGATCGACGCCGGCGGCAACCCGGTCGCGGCGGTCCATATCGCGGGCTCGCTGGCGGAATGGACGCCGGAGGAATACGCCCGCAAATTCGCCGGTCCGGCGATCGAGACGGCCCAGGCGCTCAGCCGGGCCACCGTGAAACGAATCAGGGAAGCATCATGA
- a CDS encoding ABC transporter substrate-binding protein, producing MKTRNGLLAAALLAGTGLLTQPALAGKSDNSVHLAYDQAPESVDPFFNNVRIGVIIGQHVWDTLIYRDPNTGEYKGQLAKSWRQVDDRTLEFDLREGVKFHNGEEFDADDVVYTLNFVSKPENGVTTQQNVAWIEKAEKLDKYKVRVTTKQVFPAAVEYLSGPVVMHPNEYYAKVGPQGQNQKPVGTGPFRVAAHEMGKSITLEKNPDYFKDSPKKQGPIETVEIRFIPDRQTQMAEVLSEGVDLIMHVPKDQADQIEMVPHLKVVSGETMRIVFMQMNTLEGTPAPALKDERVRRAIIHAIDRETMVKEIVGAGSRVIHTICFPEQFGCTDEGAPRYEYDPEKSRQLLKEAGFPNGIELNIVAYRERNQTEAMIGYLQAAGIKANLNFLQYAAMREQIRSNKAMLTHQTWGSFSVNDVSASTPVYFKFESDDITRDPEVRDLLRKGDTSVDPEARKEAYGKALALIAERAYAVPLYSLPVYYVAAKDLEFKAYADEMPRFWEMTWN from the coding sequence ATGAAAACTCGTAATGGCCTGCTCGCGGCGGCCCTTCTGGCGGGCACCGGCCTGCTCACCCAGCCGGCCCTGGCCGGCAAGTCCGACAACAGCGTCCACCTCGCCTACGACCAGGCTCCCGAGAGCGTCGATCCCTTCTTCAACAATGTCCGGATCGGCGTCATCATCGGCCAGCATGTCTGGGACACGCTGATCTACCGCGACCCGAACACCGGCGAGTACAAGGGGCAGCTCGCCAAGTCCTGGCGGCAGGTCGACGACCGCACGCTGGAATTCGACCTGCGCGAGGGCGTCAAGTTCCACAACGGCGAGGAATTCGACGCCGACGACGTGGTCTATACGCTGAACTTCGTTTCCAAGCCGGAGAACGGCGTCACGACCCAGCAGAACGTCGCCTGGATCGAGAAGGCTGAGAAGCTGGACAAGTACAAGGTCCGGGTGACGACCAAGCAGGTCTTCCCGGCCGCGGTCGAGTACCTGTCCGGCCCGGTGGTCATGCACCCCAACGAGTATTACGCCAAGGTCGGCCCGCAGGGGCAGAACCAGAAGCCGGTCGGCACCGGCCCGTTCCGCGTGGCCGCGCATGAGATGGGCAAGTCGATCACGCTGGAGAAGAACCCGGACTACTTCAAGGATTCGCCCAAGAAGCAGGGGCCGATCGAGACAGTCGAGATCCGGTTCATTCCCGACCGCCAGACCCAGATGGCCGAGGTGCTGTCCGAGGGCGTCGACCTGATCATGCACGTGCCCAAGGACCAGGCCGACCAGATCGAGATGGTGCCGCACCTGAAGGTCGTCAGCGGCGAGACGATGCGCATCGTCTTCATGCAGATGAACACGCTGGAGGGCACGCCGGCCCCGGCCCTGAAGGACGAGCGGGTGCGCCGGGCGATCATCCACGCGATCGACCGCGAGACCATGGTCAAGGAGATCGTCGGCGCCGGGTCGCGGGTGATCCACACGATCTGCTTCCCCGAGCAGTTCGGCTGCACCGACGAGGGCGCGCCGCGCTACGAGTACGATCCGGAGAAGTCGCGGCAGCTGCTTAAGGAGGCCGGGTTCCCCAACGGGATCGAGCTGAACATCGTGGCCTACCGGGAGCGTAACCAGACCGAGGCCATGATCGGCTATCTCCAGGCCGCCGGGATCAAGGCGAACCTGAACTTCCTGCAATACGCGGCGATGCGGGAGCAGATCCGAAGCAACAAGGCCATGCTGACGCACCAGACCTGGGGCTCGTTCTCGGTCAACGACGTGTCGGCCTCGACCCCGGTCTACTTCAAGTTCGAGAGCGACGACATCACGCGGGACCCGGAGGTGCGCGACCTGCTGCGGAAGGGCGACACCAGCGTCGATCCGGAGGCGCGGAAGGAAGCCTACGGCAAGGCGCTGGCGCTGATCGCCGAGCGGGCCTACGCGGTGCCGCTCTACTCGCTTCCCGTCTACTACGTCGCGGCCAAGGACCTGGAGTTCAAGGCCTATGCCGACGAGATGCCGCGCTTCTGGGAGATGACCTGGAACTGA
- a CDS encoding ABC transporter permease — protein MALFILKRLGLALLVALTVSIISFVLLRTSGDAAIAIAGEGARDIDIEAIRQAYGLDRPLAVQYLIWLGQTLGGDFGQSLYFKTDVVDLVLAKAPVTLMLGLLSLGFALLVAVPLGVLAAVFANSWIDRAALAVAVFGQAMPNFFFALLLVMLFSITYRWLPVSGSGSWLHFVMPTVALGYYAAPAFMRLVRAGMVEVLSADYVRTARAKGLPTRMVVFKHALRNAIVPVVALSAVQLGYLLGGSVVIETIFALDGLGFLAYQSITHKDFPVIQAVVVMLSVIYVLLTLLGDIANAWLDPRIRVA, from the coding sequence GTGGCACTCTTCATCCTCAAGAGGCTCGGCCTCGCGCTGCTCGTGGCGCTCACGGTCTCGATCATCTCCTTCGTCCTGCTGCGCACCTCGGGCGACGCCGCCATCGCGATCGCCGGCGAGGGTGCCCGGGACATCGATATCGAGGCGATCCGGCAGGCCTATGGGCTGGACCGGCCGCTGGCGGTGCAGTACCTGATCTGGCTGGGGCAGACGCTGGGCGGCGACTTCGGGCAGTCGCTCTATTTCAAGACCGACGTGGTCGACCTGGTGCTCGCCAAGGCGCCGGTGACGCTGATGCTGGGGCTGCTGTCGCTGGGCTTCGCGCTGCTGGTCGCGGTGCCGCTGGGCGTGCTGGCGGCGGTCTTCGCCAACAGCTGGATCGACCGGGCGGCGCTCGCGGTCGCCGTGTTCGGGCAGGCGATGCCGAACTTCTTCTTCGCGCTGCTGCTGGTCATGCTGTTCTCGATCACCTACCGCTGGCTGCCGGTTTCCGGCTCGGGGAGCTGGCTGCATTTCGTGATGCCGACGGTGGCGCTGGGATATTATGCGGCGCCCGCCTTCATGCGGCTGGTCCGGGCCGGCATGGTCGAGGTGCTGTCGGCCGACTATGTGCGGACGGCGCGCGCCAAGGGCCTGCCGACCCGCATGGTCGTGTTCAAGCACGCGCTGCGCAACGCCATCGTGCCGGTGGTCGCCCTGTCCGCCGTGCAGCTGGGATACCTGCTCGGCGGGTCGGTGGTGATCGAGACCATCTTCGCCCTGGATGGGCTGGGATTCCTGGCATACCAGAGCATCACCCACAAGGACTTCCCGGTGATCCAGGCCGTGGTGGTGATGCTGTCGGTGATCTACGTGCTGCTCACCCTCCTGGGAGACATCGCCAATGCCTGGCTCGATCCGCGGATCCGGGTGGCCTGA
- a CDS encoding ABC transporter permease yields MTGTAFPPAASAPASVAAVAELSAGARLRRRMFGQKSFVFGVGLLLVIVAVALLAPVLAPHDPYAQNLSQRMVPPFWYAKGSWEHLLGTDNLGRDYLSRLLYGARISLLIGLSVMVISGLIGTTMGLLAGYFGGKADLIVTFLITTRLAMPVILVALAVVAMVGGSLPVVILVLGLLKWDRFAVVMRSATQQARALDYVTAAEAAGASTPRIILGEILPNVFPQLIVVATLEAASAILLEAALSFLGLGVQPPLPSWGLMISEAKTYMFFSFWLIAIPGTLLALLVLSINLAGDGLRDVVAPEGRG; encoded by the coding sequence ATGACCGGAACAGCATTTCCCCCCGCCGCCTCCGCCCCCGCGAGCGTCGCCGCCGTGGCCGAGCTGAGCGCCGGCGCCCGGCTGCGCCGGCGCATGTTCGGCCAGAAGAGCTTCGTCTTCGGCGTCGGGCTGCTGCTGGTGATCGTCGCGGTGGCCCTGCTGGCGCCGGTGCTGGCGCCGCACGATCCCTATGCCCAGAACCTGTCGCAGCGCATGGTCCCGCCGTTCTGGTACGCCAAGGGCAGCTGGGAACATTTGCTCGGCACCGACAATCTGGGCCGCGACTATCTCTCCCGCCTGCTCTACGGCGCCCGGATCTCGCTGCTGATCGGCCTGTCGGTGATGGTCATCTCCGGCCTGATCGGCACGACCATGGGGCTGCTGGCGGGCTATTTCGGCGGCAAGGCCGACCTGATCGTGACCTTCCTGATCACGACCCGGCTCGCCATGCCGGTGATCCTGGTGGCGCTGGCCGTGGTCGCCATGGTCGGCGGCTCGCTGCCGGTGGTGATCCTGGTGCTGGGCCTGCTCAAGTGGGACCGCTTCGCGGTGGTGATGCGGAGCGCCACCCAGCAGGCCCGCGCGCTCGACTACGTGACGGCGGCGGAGGCGGCCGGCGCCTCGACGCCGCGGATCATCCTGGGCGAGATCCTGCCCAACGTGTTCCCCCAGCTGATCGTCGTCGCCACGCTGGAGGCGGCGAGCGCCATCCTGCTGGAGGCGGCGCTGTCCTTCCTCGGCCTGGGCGTGCAGCCGCCGCTGCCGTCCTGGGGCCTGATGATCTCGGAGGCGAAGACCTACATGTTCTTCTCGTTCTGGCTGATCGCGATACCCGGAACGCTGCTGGCGCTGCTGGTGCTGTCGATCAATCTGGCGGGCGACGGGCTGCGCGACGTCGTGGCGCCGGAAGGACGGGGCTGA